CGAAAACAAAATTTGATTGTATTGTAAGCtatattttattgttctgcAGAAGTTGTACTTAGTTCGTCCGAGCTACTTGCTTGTTTCAGCTACATTATGTATTATATTCTCTCGCAGGGAACAGGCCTATCTGCCAAAGAATGTGAGATTTGCGACTTTTTTGTTTATATCCCACATTATGGGTGTGGCACAGCCTCATTAAATGTTACTGTAGCAGCTTCCATTGTTTTGCACCATTTTGGAGGTAATATAGTCTGATGATTATAGTTTACACTTAGGACTTTGATGTAACTTATTGTTCTGGAATGGTTACTTCTGCAGTCAGCATGAAAGTTAATGCTTAAAGTTTGGTTCTTTTGCAGTCTTAGCATAGATTTAAGACTGCTTTATAAATCTGTGCTGAAGAATTCTTAGATTTTGCTTGTTTTGTTCAACTTCAAATTGTTGTTTCATTGTTTTATTATGGACTCTGCAATCAGTTTTCTTGTGTAGAAGCAAGTGTTgcatctttcttcttcttcttattcttcttcttcttcttcttcttcttccttttacaGTTCAATGGATTACCGTGTTCTTCAACTAGCAGAATTGTCTCAGTTGTTTGCCTTCTGCAATTCTGCATTCAGGAGTTTAGTTATTGCTTTCTTTGGACTAGGAAGAGGTtgatataggatgtgcatacaCAGAACGCCATATTCTTGAAAGTGGGTGAGCTCTTTGAGTGATTTCatggagatttttttttaaagcttaTTCCCAATGTAATTGGGGTCAGCTATGTGGATTATTTTCCTCCATTTTACTTGATTTAGTTTACCTTAGATCGTCTTCATTCCAGTAACTTGGTTATGCTCAATGCTCCAACCTCCTGCTTTAGTTATTAATGATGGGAAAAAGAACTTCTGATGAGTAAATCTGCCAAAAGCTCTTGCTGAAAAAGTTGTACAAATTTATGATTTAATAGTTTCTTCTACTTCCGATTCCAACAAGTGCTTAAGCGTCTGCTGGTTACTTTTGTGTTGAAGGATGCCCAAGTGGATATTCAGTGAACCTTCAAAATGATCATATTAGCAACTGTATTGCTTCTTCTATTTTGATGTAGCTTTTGGTTAAAGTTTGTATTATATTGAAGCAATTTCTTTTTAACTCTCCAGTACAAGTTTGTGACTATGTCCATGTCTGCATCTGGGATGCCTTTTGTTTAATCTCTTTCGGGTTGCATACGTTATGTTTGTTTTATCTTCACCCAACAATCAAGATTCTAAATCAAATAGAGATTCACCCtctaaaaaataacaaaagataGAAAATCAGATAGATTTGAAGTCTGTAACTTGCCAAAATTCTCACTTGTGGTTTTCTTCAGTTTGGGCAGGCTTTTCTGAGAGAATCCGTGAGGGAAATAAGTttattgtggcagagagacccGTGAAACAGGGGAGATACTGCACAGAAACTGAAGAGTCCATCATTGAAGAGCGAAAATCTAGAAAAGAACATGCCTGTAATGGATTTTTTGATGAGACGAAAAATGGAGATTCAACTTCGAATCTTCTGGATGCTTTGTTTAGTGAATAGTAATTGTACGCTTATGTCATTTTCTCAACCTTACAAAACAAATTTATGTCGTGCTATTAATGAGACGAGAGATCACGGGTCCTTGTTCCTCAAATGTTGTAAAGGAGCAGCAAGCAGC
The genomic region above belongs to Manihot esculenta cultivar AM560-2 chromosome 3, M.esculenta_v8, whole genome shotgun sequence and contains:
- the LOC110610502 gene encoding uncharacterized tRNA/rRNA methyltransferase YsgA, which translates into the protein MVIESYVVVHNIAKRHNVGTLARSATAFGVTELILVGRRDFNAFGSHGSTSHLRFRHFHSLLDARNFLKEKDCDICGVEIADGALPVNEHPFKKSTAFLLGNEGTGLSAKECEICDFFVYIPHYGCGTASLNVTVAASIVLHHFGVWAGFSERIREGNKFIVAERPVKQGRYCTETEESIIEERKSRKEHACNGFFDETKNGDSTSNLLDALFSE